Proteins found in one Colletes latitarsis isolate SP2378_abdomen chromosome 8, iyColLati1, whole genome shotgun sequence genomic segment:
- the LOC143344362 gene encoding uncharacterized protein LOC143344362: MAPGMAFTIGLILVVGHLQQGPGIHAKTFTFPEYPYKETTKNELLFRQYEQTCEESGACKMLPPQSNSIAKTRCIRECVSPSCYKEIYLFDQLEEGEIDVRLNSFKGCFMQRNGRPRK, translated from the exons ATGGCGCCGGGGATGGCGTTCACGATCGGTCTGATCCTCGTCGTCGGACACCTACAACAGGGGCCAGGAATCCACGCGAAAACCTTCACCTTCCCCGAGTACCCGTACAAGGAGACCACCAAAAAT GAACTTCTCTTCAGGCAATACGAGCAGACTTGTGAAGAAAGCGGCGCTTGCAAGATGCTTCCACCGCAAAGTAACAGTATTGCCAAAACCAGATGCATCCGCGAGTGCGTGTCACCGTCCTGTTACAAAGAGATCTACTTGTTCGACCAG CTGGAAGAAGGGGAGATCGACGTGAGATTGAACTCCTTCAAGGGTTGCTTTATGCAACGCAACGGACGACCGCGGAAGTAA